A window of the Ostrea edulis chromosome 1, xbOstEdul1.1, whole genome shotgun sequence genome harbors these coding sequences:
- the LOC125682100 gene encoding aquaporin AQPAn.G-like isoform X1, whose protein sequence is MVRRKISLEKQIQASARSYNMWKIMRENLEDLTSPNLWRAAAAELLGTLFLVFFGCATATGQQIQTNNPPDYVQIALTFGLIVGTMVWGIAHVSGGHINPAVTLAALVTRRVSIVRALMYIVSQLIGAIVGAAILFGLTPANARGGLGVNAMNKEVTEAQGFGVEVMITFVLVFTVLASIDEKRTDLQGSAPLSIGLAVAVGHLVAIAYTGCSMNPARSFGPAVIQNSWDAHWVFWIGPMVGSFVAALLYEYIFSAGASFGRTKRCLTRSRAPSEPEKSEELEKVEIGEIEDKKSPESEEDQLLIEKQEPAE, encoded by the exons AT GGTGCGCAGAAAGATAAGCTTAGAAAAGCAGATCCAAGCCAGTGCTCGGTCCTATAACATGTGGAAAATCATGAGGGAGAACTTGGAGGATTTGACTAGCCCTAACCTATGGAGAGCTGCGGCTGCAGAGCTTCTAGGGACCCTGTTTTTGGTCTTCTTCGGGTGCGCAACCGCCACCGGACAGCAAATACAAACGAACAATCCTCCAGACTATGTGCAAATTGCCCTTACGTTTGGGCTTATCGTGGGTACTATGGTATGGGGCATTGCTCACGTTAGTGGGGGGCATATCAACCCTGCCGTTACGTTAGCAGCCCTCGTAACAAGGCGTGTGAGTATTGTCCGCGCCTTAATGTATATTGTGTCCCAGCTCATTGGCGCTATTGTAGGAGCGGCTATTCTGTTCGGATTAACGCCCGCCAATGCCCGGGGTGGGTTGGGCGTTAATGCCATGAACAAGGAAGTGACGGAAGCCCAGGGGTTCGGGGTGGAGGTGATGATAACGTTCGTCCTGGTGTTCACCGTCCTGGCGTCTATCGATGAGAAACGAACGGACCTCCAGGGATCAGCTCCTTTGTCTATTGGCCTGGCTGTTGCTGTTGGACATTTGGTGGCC aTCGCCTACACCGGATGTAGCATGAACCCTGCCCGAAGTTTCGGACCCGCCGTCATTCAAAACTCCTGGGATGCACATTGg GTATTTTGGATCGGGCCAATGGTTGGCAGTTTTGTTGCAGCCCTTCTGTACGAGTATATATTTTCTGCTGGAGCTTCATTCGGAAGAACAAAACGATGTTTAACCCGCAGCAGAGCACCATCGGAACCGGAAAAGTCAGAAGAACTGGAAAAAGTAGAAATTGGTGAAATTGAGGACAAGAAAAGTCCCGAATCTGAGGAAGATCAG CTTCTTATCGAGAAACAAGAACCAGCTGAATAA
- the LOC125682100 gene encoding aquaporin AQPAn.G-like isoform X2: protein MVRRKISLEKQIQASARSYNMWKIMRENLEDLTSPNLWRAAAAELLGTLFLVFFGCATATGQQIQTNNPPDYVQIALTFGLIVGTMVWGIAHVSGGHINPAVTLAALVTRRVSIVRALMYIVSQLIGAIVGAAILFGLTPANARGGLGVNAMNKEVTEAQGFGVEVMITFVLVFTVLASIDEKRTDLQGSAPLSIGLAVAVGHLVAIAYTGCSMNPARSFGPAVIQNSWDAHWVFWIGPMVGSFVAALLYEYIFSAGASFGRTKRCLTRSRAPSEPEKSEELEKVEIGEIEDKKSPESEEDQVKTQNGQ, encoded by the exons AT GGTGCGCAGAAAGATAAGCTTAGAAAAGCAGATCCAAGCCAGTGCTCGGTCCTATAACATGTGGAAAATCATGAGGGAGAACTTGGAGGATTTGACTAGCCCTAACCTATGGAGAGCTGCGGCTGCAGAGCTTCTAGGGACCCTGTTTTTGGTCTTCTTCGGGTGCGCAACCGCCACCGGACAGCAAATACAAACGAACAATCCTCCAGACTATGTGCAAATTGCCCTTACGTTTGGGCTTATCGTGGGTACTATGGTATGGGGCATTGCTCACGTTAGTGGGGGGCATATCAACCCTGCCGTTACGTTAGCAGCCCTCGTAACAAGGCGTGTGAGTATTGTCCGCGCCTTAATGTATATTGTGTCCCAGCTCATTGGCGCTATTGTAGGAGCGGCTATTCTGTTCGGATTAACGCCCGCCAATGCCCGGGGTGGGTTGGGCGTTAATGCCATGAACAAGGAAGTGACGGAAGCCCAGGGGTTCGGGGTGGAGGTGATGATAACGTTCGTCCTGGTGTTCACCGTCCTGGCGTCTATCGATGAGAAACGAACGGACCTCCAGGGATCAGCTCCTTTGTCTATTGGCCTGGCTGTTGCTGTTGGACATTTGGTGGCC aTCGCCTACACCGGATGTAGCATGAACCCTGCCCGAAGTTTCGGACCCGCCGTCATTCAAAACTCCTGGGATGCACATTGg GTATTTTGGATCGGGCCAATGGTTGGCAGTTTTGTTGCAGCCCTTCTGTACGAGTATATATTTTCTGCTGGAGCTTCATTCGGAAGAACAAAACGATGTTTAACCCGCAGCAGAGCACCATCGGAACCGGAAAAGTCAGAAGAACTGGAAAAAGTAGAAATTGGTGAAATTGAGGACAAGAAAAGTCCCGAATCTGAGGAAGATCAGGTGAAGACTCAAAATGGACAATAA